The following proteins are co-located in the Haliotis asinina isolate JCU_RB_2024 chromosome 13, JCU_Hal_asi_v2, whole genome shotgun sequence genome:
- the LOC137259461 gene encoding uncharacterized protein yields the protein MAPPLKKRSYESDDSVSSEDEIQEVLPNPDHWSRFLVMSAPNDGPLKLNPFAISKGIEGLAGDVKEIKKLRSGSLLIECKKKSQSQILLSTKSLANVPVEVSPHRTLNSCKGIVRDVGRCLSDMDESDIISELRSQGVTAVKRFTYKRENDIVKTNTYLFTFGLPTRPESLKAGYCHLRVNTYIPNPLRCYRCQKYGHGSKSCRSPAACHRCGGTCEDGKLCDKPPACVNCSGNHPSSSRTCPTWELQSKISKIKHERNVSFLEARKLVLALEKPGQSYAAAASVSIPTSRSVSYQSVCCQTDYTWMESSAPILITSPRQSSSSSSQTDDPSTVVSHSPMTSTVNLQSVPKPSSDLKTTTKKSDHSNRSDRIPKGQRDPVRIQNRFQTLEDMDVSPLPHRRTTSKSPRKGKHRSPVQPPLT from the coding sequence atggcacccccactgaaaaaacgttcgtatgaatctgatgattcagtatcttctgaggatgaaattcaaGAAGTTCTCCCAAATCCTGATCATTGGTCACGCTTTTTGGTCATGTCAGCACCAAATGATGGTCCACTaaaattgaatccttttgccatttccaaaGGTATAGAAGGTTTAGCTGGCGATGTCAAAGAAATCAAGAAGCTACGTTCTGGATCTCTTCTGATCGAGTGTAAAAAGAAAAGCCAGTCACAAATACTTCTTTCAACCAAATCACTGGCTAATGTTCCTGTGGAGGTGTCCCCTCACAGAACACTCAATAGttgtaaaggcattgtccgtgatgtgggacgttgcctttcagatatggatgagagtgacatcatttcagaattacgCTCACAAGGTGTAACTGCTGTTAAGCGGTTCACTTACAAAAGAGAAAATGACATCGTAAAGACCAATacctatttatttacatttggtcTTCCAACACGTCcggaatcattgaaggctggttattgccacttaagggttaatacttacatcccaaatcccctgaggtgctacagatgtcagaaatatggccaTGGTTCTAAATCATGCCGTAGTCCGGCTGCTTGTCATCGATGTGGAGGCACCTGTGAAGATGGCAAACTCTGTGATAAACCTCCAGCGTGTGTAAACTGCTCTGGAAATCATCCTTCGTCGTCCAGAACATGCCCTACATGGGAACTCCAGTCAAAAATttcgaaaataaaacatgaacgaaATGTCTCTTTCCTAGAAGCAAGGAAACTTGTACTAGCTCTTGAAAAACCAGGCCAATCTTATGCAGCTGCTGCTTCAGTCTCAATTCCAACTTCTAGATCGGTTTCATATCAGTCCGTATGTTGTCAAACTGATTATACATGGATGGAATCCTCTGCTCCGATCCTCATTACATCTCCTCGGCAGTCATCTAGTTCTTCATCTCAAACGGATGATCCATCTACAGTTGTCTCACACTCGCCGATGACTTCAACAGTGAACCTGCAGTCGGTACCGAAACCATCGTCTGATTTGAAAACGACAACCAAAAAATCTGACCATTCTAATCGTTCTGATCGTATTCCAAAGGGTCAGCGTGACCCTGTACGGATACAGAATCGTTTTCAAAccttagaggacatggatgtatcTCCTCTCCCTCATCGGCGCACCACCAGTAAGTCGCCTAGAAAAGGGAAACACAGATCCCCTGTACAACCACCTTTAACATGA